A single window of Narcine bancroftii isolate sNarBan1 chromosome 13, sNarBan1.hap1, whole genome shotgun sequence DNA harbors:
- the LOC138748733 gene encoding guanine nucleotide-binding protein G(I)/G(S)/G(O) subunit gamma-8-like, translating into MPNQTAKIAEARLAVEQLKLEVHIDRMQVSKAAAELLAYCEEHAKEDPLVTPVPSSNNPFRDKSMCAIL; encoded by the exons ATGCCGAATCAAACAGCCAAGATCGCTGAGGCCAGGCTGGCGGTGGAGCAGCTGAAGCTGGAGGTTCATATCGACAGGATGCAG GTCTCCAAAGCAGCAGCTGAGCTTCTGGCTTACTGCGAGGAACACGCCAAAGAGGACCCGCTGGTCACTCCCGTCCCCAGCTCCAACAATCCTTTCCGGGACAAGAGCATGTGTGCCATCCTGTGA